The following are from one region of the Phycisphaerae bacterium genome:
- a CDS encoding TraM recognition domain-containing protein, protein MLSLFRKLRRRASRPPQWDLSTPLLRWTNSDVVTLRDAVAGALVLGATSAGKTTGAGAALATAYLSTGFGGWVATTKSDERDLWTRYCKETGRLDDLIVVGPDAARRFNFLDHELTRKGAGAGLTENLVALFSNIMEIRERNSTAGGGREDGNFWKQAGLKCLRNAIDLVSLATGTVSVPDLVNTCLSAPISAAQIRDQDWQEKSYCFKCLKDADQRDKSPRQKHDFGVVADYYLLEWPNLADRTRSIVQATFTGWADLFNRGLLRELFCTDTNVRPEEIENGKIILIDLPVKEFGEIGQFAQVLWKYVFQRSIERRNVAENPRPVFLWADEAQNFITSYDMQFQTTCRAARVATVYLSQNVSNFYAVLGGGDKGRAEADSLFANLNTKIFHANGDPVTNEWAASLVGRSRQFLASGNSTYNAEDQWAAALGLDWFGGNGSTSAGFSEVYEFEVQPREFTRLRTGGPANNWEVDGIVFQNGRLFNASKRTWQRVIFKQHR, encoded by the coding sequence ATGCTGAGTCTTTTTCGCAAACTTCGGCGACGGGCATCCCGTCCGCCGCAGTGGGATCTCTCGACTCCCCTGCTGCGCTGGACCAACAGCGATGTCGTCACCCTTCGCGATGCGGTGGCCGGCGCGCTGGTGCTTGGTGCCACTTCGGCCGGTAAGACAACCGGCGCGGGGGCGGCGCTTGCGACGGCCTATCTTTCAACTGGATTTGGCGGTTGGGTGGCGACGACAAAATCTGACGAGAGGGACCTCTGGACGCGATATTGCAAAGAAACCGGACGGCTGGATGACTTGATCGTCGTCGGCCCGGACGCCGCGCGTCGTTTCAACTTCCTCGATCATGAATTGACTCGAAAGGGTGCCGGGGCCGGACTCACCGAAAACCTGGTTGCTCTCTTTTCCAACATCATGGAAATCAGGGAACGGAACTCAACCGCCGGCGGCGGCCGAGAGGACGGAAATTTTTGGAAACAAGCAGGGCTGAAGTGCCTGCGAAATGCGATTGATCTCGTCTCGCTGGCGACGGGAACCGTGTCGGTGCCCGACTTGGTCAATACCTGCCTCTCCGCGCCGATCTCGGCCGCGCAAATCCGGGATCAGGACTGGCAAGAGAAATCTTATTGCTTCAAGTGCCTCAAGGACGCCGATCAGCGCGACAAATCCCCACGCCAAAAACACGACTTCGGCGTTGTTGCGGACTATTACCTGCTCGAATGGCCCAACCTTGCTGACCGGACGCGAAGCATCGTGCAGGCGACGTTTACGGGCTGGGCGGACCTGTTCAATCGCGGTCTGCTGCGAGAGTTGTTCTGCACGGATACCAACGTCCGCCCCGAAGAGATCGAAAATGGGAAGATCATCCTCATCGACCTTCCGGTGAAGGAGTTCGGCGAGATCGGCCAGTTCGCGCAGGTGTTATGGAAATACGTGTTTCAGCGAAGCATCGAGCGCCGCAACGTCGCGGAAAATCCGCGCCCGGTCTTCCTCTGGGCCGATGAAGCGCAGAACTTCATCACCTCGTATGACATGCAATTTCAGACGACGTGCCGCGCCGCGCGTGTGGCCACCGTCTATCTCTCGCAGAACGTCAGTAACTTCTACGCCGTACTCGGCGGTGGCGACAAGGGCCGTGCGGAAGCCGATTCACTGTTCGCCAACCTCAATACAAAAATCTTCCACGCCAACGGCGATCCCGTAACGAACGAATGGGCCGCGAGCCTCGTCGGCCGCTCGCGCCAATTCCTGGCCAGCGGCAACAGCACCTACAACGCGGAGGATCAGTGGGCGGCCGCGCTTGGGCTGGACTGGTTCGGCGGAAACGGGAGCACTTCGGCAGGCTTTTCAGAAGTGTACGAGTTCGAGGTCCAGCCCCGCGAGTTCACGCGCCTGCGCACGGGCGGCCCCGCCAACAACTGGGAAGTGGACGGAATCGTGTTCCAAAACGGAAGGTTGTTCAACGCATCGAAGCGAACCTGGCAACGGGTCATCTTCAAGCAGCATCGATGA
- a CDS encoding DUF1232 domain-containing protein gives MLVGCGALLFIVTLVLLALPQSRLRCVGLEITKWAMAIGLVLLCPSPIDVVPDVVPGIGWLDDVGYLVGAWYTARSALDERKKRKLYEEVEFNDLRQRATHHDESRN, from the coding sequence ATGCTGGTGGGGTGCGGCGCGTTGCTGTTTATCGTGACGCTGGTCCTTCTCGCGCTGCCGCAGAGCCGCCTGCGTTGTGTCGGACTTGAAATAACGAAATGGGCAATGGCCATCGGACTCGTGCTGCTGTGCCCGTCGCCCATCGATGTCGTTCCCGATGTCGTTCCGGGCATCGGCTGGCTCGATGACGTGGGCTACCTGGTCGGTGCGTGGTACACCGCCCGGTCCGCGCTCGACGAACGCAAGAAGCGAAAGCTCTACGAGGAAGTCGAATTCAACGACCTGCGTCAACGCGCGACCCATCACGACGAATCTCGAAATTGA
- a CDS encoding ParB/RepB/Spo0J family partition protein produces the protein MDEEQIQYVSPDRLVCRSQPRVRFKEELILGLARSIHEAGRVLQPLRVQRINDTLVVLDGERRLRAARKLGLAHVPVIIEDKDLCETEILHRQLILDCQKEHWTPVERAKAIQQLIRESGWQASQVAEHVGISPATVTKLLSVLELPPETQEQVAAGALGMSTAYAIARSKDPDVRTQLVDAASRGKLTRDGVVTRVRKQNSKRRTVVRQSDARKQRVSLQLAADCTMTIVGPEIKVEMLVAWLKTLTDRLVALEAQDMALKDAAERLARPSG, from the coding sequence ATGGACGAAGAACAGATTCAGTACGTGTCGCCCGATCGCTTGGTGTGTCGTTCGCAGCCGCGCGTCCGGTTCAAGGAAGAATTGATCCTCGGTCTGGCGCGCAGTATTCACGAAGCCGGCCGCGTACTTCAGCCGCTTCGCGTTCAACGGATCAACGACACGCTCGTGGTTCTCGACGGAGAACGTCGGTTGCGGGCCGCTCGTAAACTTGGGCTCGCCCATGTCCCAGTCATCATCGAAGATAAGGACTTGTGCGAAACGGAAATTCTGCATCGGCAACTGATCCTCGATTGCCAGAAAGAGCATTGGACCCCCGTCGAACGGGCCAAAGCGATTCAACAGTTGATTCGAGAGTCAGGGTGGCAGGCGTCGCAAGTCGCCGAGCACGTGGGGATTTCGCCAGCAACGGTGACGAAACTGCTTTCGGTGCTGGAATTGCCCCCGGAAACACAGGAACAAGTTGCGGCTGGTGCGCTAGGAATGAGTACTGCGTATGCCATCGCTCGCTCGAAAGACCCTGACGTCAGGACTCAACTGGTTGATGCTGCGTCGAGAGGCAAGTTGACGCGGGACGGAGTTGTCACGCGGGTCAGAAAACAGAATTCCAAACGGCGGACCGTCGTTCGTCAAAGCGATGCACGAAAGCAGCGAGTATCGCTTCAACTCGCCGCCGATTGCACGATGACTATCGTTGGACCAGAGATCAAGGTCGAGATGCTGGTTGCATGGCTAAAGACGCTGACTGACCGCCTTGTCGCGCTGGAGGCACAAGACATGGCTCTCAAGGATGCGGCGGAACGCCTCGCCCGTCCAAGCGGGTAA